A stretch of the Verrucomicrobiales bacterium genome encodes the following:
- the selD gene encoding selenide, water dikinase SelD yields the protein MHRSPPAFQNLVLVGGGHAHVGVLKFWGMNPMSRVRLTLVSSQVNTPYSGMLPGLISGHYTFDQTHLDLWRIARATGVRCVLDRVLGLDLDGRRVICADRPPIPYDVLSINIGSTPQLEGIPGAAEHAIPVKPIEKFLPRWEEVQRRAASWTRDRFRICVVGGGAGGVELLLSMQHRLKQTAGLKPGRAVPCEFTLVTQSPELLVSHNANVRRRFERVLRERGVRVELNQRIVQVSADRLRSASGMEIGFDALFWVTTASAQSWLRDSGLATDDRGFVAVNECLQSTSHANVFAAGDVAAVLPYPRPKAGVFAVRQGKPLAENLRRALEGSPLRPFRPQRQFLSLVSTGDRHAVASRGSLALEGDWVWRWKNSIDVNWMRQYQELEPGSMPAKPLAESALSASMRCAGCGGKVGGDVLARVLKRVGSQPDPKVLVGLAERRDASVVAIPAGQILVQSVDYFRFMFDDPYLCGRIAANHALNDLYAMGARPHSGLVIASLPFEGEVEMEETLFQTVSGAHRELEQAGAVLIGGHSAEGSEPSIGLMVQGTLDGSSPAAHLSWQPGDHLILTKPLGTGIVFAGQQAGLVTGEWIERSIANALLSNQRAVACLQEYGVRAMTDISGFGLVRHLLELRRPSALGVTIDLGAIPALPGALELLARGVTSSLASQNRAIGREIVNHPESTGAGRYELLFDPQTAGGLLGVVPAEVAKDAVNALRDMGYGDAVDIGVVGDFDGGSEGRTVRVVGG from the coding sequence GTGCACCGGTCGCCTCCAGCTTTCCAAAACCTTGTTCTCGTGGGTGGCGGTCATGCGCATGTTGGCGTTCTGAAGTTCTGGGGCATGAATCCCATGTCCCGAGTACGGCTGACGCTGGTCTCCTCCCAGGTCAACACTCCCTACTCCGGCATGCTGCCCGGCCTGATTTCGGGTCACTATACTTTCGATCAAACCCACCTGGATCTGTGGAGAATTGCTCGCGCCACCGGGGTCCGATGCGTGCTGGATCGGGTTCTGGGCCTGGATTTGGACGGCCGTCGCGTGATCTGCGCGGATCGTCCGCCGATTCCTTACGACGTCCTATCCATCAATATTGGATCCACTCCCCAGCTCGAGGGAATTCCAGGCGCTGCTGAACACGCTATTCCCGTCAAACCGATCGAGAAATTCTTACCGCGTTGGGAAGAAGTACAGCGCCGGGCCGCATCCTGGACCCGCGATCGGTTTCGCATTTGCGTGGTCGGAGGTGGGGCCGGGGGAGTTGAGCTGTTGCTCTCCATGCAACATCGGTTGAAGCAAACCGCTGGTCTAAAGCCGGGAAGGGCGGTTCCTTGTGAATTTACCCTGGTCACGCAATCGCCCGAGTTGCTGGTGTCGCACAATGCCAATGTCCGACGCCGGTTTGAACGGGTTCTGCGGGAGCGAGGGGTTCGGGTGGAGTTGAACCAGCGGATTGTGCAGGTGTCGGCCGATCGGTTGCGGTCGGCCTCGGGAATGGAGATTGGATTCGATGCGTTGTTCTGGGTCACGACCGCTTCCGCCCAGTCGTGGCTGCGAGACTCCGGATTGGCCACGGATGACCGTGGATTCGTGGCGGTGAACGAATGCCTGCAGTCCACTTCGCATGCGAATGTGTTTGCGGCGGGCGATGTGGCGGCGGTGCTTCCCTATCCGCGTCCCAAGGCGGGGGTGTTCGCGGTTCGACAGGGCAAGCCACTGGCGGAGAATCTGCGTCGCGCCTTGGAGGGAAGTCCGCTGCGGCCATTTCGGCCTCAGCGTCAGTTTCTCAGCTTGGTCTCAACGGGCGACCGCCACGCGGTCGCTTCACGCGGCTCGCTGGCCCTGGAGGGCGATTGGGTTTGGCGATGGAAAAACTCGATCGATGTCAACTGGATGAGGCAATACCAGGAGCTGGAACCTGGATCGATGCCGGCCAAGCCGCTGGCCGAGTCCGCGCTCAGCGCTTCGATGCGCTGTGCGGGCTGTGGCGGGAAGGTGGGAGGCGATGTGTTGGCTCGTGTTCTCAAACGCGTGGGATCCCAGCCAGATCCGAAGGTGTTGGTGGGCTTGGCGGAGAGGCGAGATGCCTCGGTGGTGGCGATCCCGGCCGGCCAGATCTTGGTGCAGAGCGTCGATTACTTCCGATTCATGTTCGATGATCCGTATCTGTGCGGCCGCATCGCGGCCAACCACGCGCTCAATGATCTGTATGCCATGGGCGCACGGCCGCATAGCGGATTGGTGATCGCCAGCCTGCCTTTCGAGGGCGAGGTCGAGATGGAAGAGACCTTGTTTCAAACGGTGTCGGGAGCTCATCGTGAGCTGGAGCAAGCGGGTGCGGTGCTGATAGGTGGACATTCGGCGGAAGGATCTGAGCCCTCGATCGGCCTGATGGTTCAGGGGACCTTGGATGGCTCGTCGCCAGCGGCGCATCTTTCCTGGCAGCCGGGGGATCATCTGATTCTCACCAAGCCGTTGGGTACGGGCATCGTTTTCGCGGGGCAGCAGGCCGGCTTAGTCACCGGCGAGTGGATAGAGCGGTCGATTGCCAACGCCCTGCTGTCGAATCAGCGTGCTGTGGCTTGCCTGCAGGAGTATGGGGTGCGTGCCATGACCGATATCAGCGGGTTTGGCCTGGTGCGGCATTTGTTGGAGCTTCGCCGGCCCTCAGCGCTCGGAGTCACGATTGACTTGGGCGCGATTCCAGCGCTCCCGGGAGCCCTGGAATTGCTGGCTCGGGGGGTGACCAGTTCGTTGGCTTCGCAGAACCGGGCAATCGGTCGTGAGATTGTGAATCATCCGGAGAGCACAGGTGCCGGACGCTATGAGTTGCTCTTTGATCCCCAGACCGCCGGGGGGTTGTTGGGTGTGGTTCCGGCCGAAGTGGCCAAGGACGCCGTGAACGCACTTCGGGACATGGGGTATGGTGACGCGGTGGATATCGGTGTTGTCGGCGATTTCGATGGCGGAAGCGAAGGCCGCACGGTGCGGGTTGTGGGAGGTTAA
- a CDS encoding ABC transporter ATP-binding protein has product MALVELRNVSKIYQLGGETIRALDDVSLDIDGGEFVSVIGPSGSGKSTLMHILGCLDSPTHGTIQLDGQMIQTATSRELAYIRNRKIGFVFQFFNLLPKLSVLQNVELPMIYSGVSGKERRERSMDTLKLVGLENRSKHRPSQLSGGQQQRVAIARALVNHPRILFADEPTGNLDSHTGEAILELFRKLSTEGHTIILVTHDPEIAAVTPRRIEIRDGKIAKNVDARLAGLDRRPLLSSTQPPG; this is encoded by the coding sequence ATGGCGCTTGTCGAGCTTCGTAACGTCAGCAAGATCTACCAGCTCGGAGGCGAAACCATCCGAGCGCTGGACGATGTCTCGCTGGATATCGATGGAGGTGAGTTTGTTTCGGTGATCGGGCCGTCCGGCAGCGGCAAATCGACCCTGATGCACATCCTCGGATGCTTGGATTCCCCGACCCACGGGACGATCCAGCTGGATGGCCAGATGATCCAAACCGCCACCTCCCGCGAACTGGCTTACATTCGCAACCGCAAAATCGGGTTCGTATTTCAGTTCTTCAACCTGCTGCCGAAACTCAGCGTTCTCCAGAACGTCGAGCTTCCCATGATCTACAGCGGAGTCTCAGGCAAGGAGCGACGGGAGCGGTCCATGGACACCCTCAAGCTGGTGGGACTCGAGAACCGTTCCAAGCACCGGCCCAGCCAGCTCTCCGGCGGACAGCAACAGCGCGTCGCGATCGCCCGCGCCCTGGTCAACCATCCCCGAATCCTGTTCGCCGATGAACCCACCGGCAACCTCGACAGCCATACCGGCGAGGCCATTCTCGAACTGTTCCGCAAGTTGAGCACGGAAGGGCACACCATTATCCTGGTCACTCATGATCCCGAGATCGCGGCGGTAACGCCGCGTCGCATCGAGATCCGGGATGGAAAGATCGCCAAGAACGTCGACGCACGGCTGGCCGGCCTGGATCGTCGTCCGCTGCTCTCCTCAACCCAACCCCCGGGCTGA
- a CDS encoding 3-isopropylmalate dehydratase, translated as MTLTETILARAAGKSSVSAGDNIWVNADVLMTHDVCGPGTIGVFKREFGKTAKVWDRKKVVIIPDHYIFTSDSKSNRNVDILREFVREQDLPYFYDVIDDPNGAWKFDASKGLLKRQYGSNYAGVCHAALPQKGHTRPGEILFGTDSHTCMAGAFNQFATGIGNTDAGFVMGTGKLLIKVPESMHFRLEGKLQPGVMAKDIILHVIGEIGFDGATYRAMQFDGPGVQSLSIDDRMTVANMAIEAGGKNGIFEFDARTQEYVDSRVRLNGTKATYEPVERSKNEKFVFEMTVDLSKLEPTVACHPDPGQRKKAKEMDVKLDRAYIGSCTGGKTSDFVEFARILQGKHVVIDTFGVPATPEIVHDLQSTRWGNTTIWDILVNAGVQMTENAGCSACLGGPVDTFGRMNTPMKCISATNRNFPGRMGHKESQVFLASPATVAASALAGRIADPREYLS; from the coding sequence ATGACGTTGACCGAAACAATTTTGGCCCGTGCTGCCGGCAAAAGCTCGGTGTCGGCAGGCGACAACATCTGGGTCAATGCGGATGTGCTCATGACCCACGACGTGTGCGGCCCGGGGACTATCGGCGTGTTCAAACGCGAGTTTGGAAAGACCGCCAAGGTTTGGGACCGCAAGAAGGTCGTGATCATCCCTGACCATTACATCTTTACCTCCGATTCCAAGTCGAACCGCAATGTCGACATTCTGCGCGAATTCGTTCGTGAGCAGGATCTTCCGTATTTTTACGACGTCATCGACGATCCGAATGGTGCCTGGAAGTTCGATGCCTCCAAAGGGCTGCTGAAGCGCCAATATGGATCCAATTATGCCGGTGTTTGCCATGCGGCCTTGCCCCAGAAGGGCCACACTCGTCCGGGCGAAATCCTTTTCGGCACCGATTCACACACCTGCATGGCCGGGGCTTTCAACCAATTCGCGACTGGCATTGGCAACACTGACGCCGGGTTTGTGATGGGAACCGGTAAGCTGTTGATCAAAGTCCCTGAATCCATGCACTTCCGATTGGAAGGCAAGCTTCAGCCTGGGGTGATGGCCAAAGACATCATTTTGCATGTCATCGGCGAGATCGGTTTTGATGGGGCCACTTATCGCGCCATGCAGTTCGATGGTCCGGGTGTTCAGAGCCTGTCCATAGACGATCGCATGACGGTGGCCAACATGGCCATCGAGGCGGGTGGCAAGAACGGGATCTTTGAGTTCGATGCTCGCACCCAGGAGTATGTGGATTCGCGCGTGCGTCTAAACGGCACCAAGGCAACCTACGAACCGGTGGAGCGAAGCAAGAACGAGAAGTTCGTCTTTGAGATGACCGTCGATCTGTCCAAGTTGGAGCCCACGGTCGCCTGCCATCCGGATCCGGGTCAACGCAAGAAGGCCAAAGAGATGGATGTGAAACTCGACCGCGCTTACATTGGCTCGTGCACGGGTGGAAAGACCAGCGACTTCGTCGAGTTCGCCCGCATCCTTCAGGGCAAGCACGTCGTCATCGACACCTTTGGAGTGCCTGCCACTCCGGAGATCGTCCATGATCTGCAATCGACCCGCTGGGGCAATACCACGATTTGGGACATTTTGGTGAACGCGGGTGTTCAGATGACTGAGAATGCCGGATGTTCGGCCTGCCTCGGTGGTCCAGTCGACACCTTCGGACGGATGAACACGCCGATGAAATGCATCAGCGCGACCAACCGGAACTTCCCGGGTCGCATGGGTCATAAAGAGTCTCAGGTGTTCCTCGCCTCTCCGGCCACGGTGGCCGCGAGTGCCTTGGCGGGGCGGATCGCTGATCCCCGGGAATACCTGAGCTGA
- the fdhD gene encoding formate dehydrogenase accessory sulfurtransferase FdhD, translating into MRKWSAGKGFRQALDDLAEEEPLEIQVETRSVSVTMRTPGHDDELAAGFLLTEGIIRGANEIAAIRAYPRNAQGNVINVFLKPEVSVDFATLTRHVFVSSSCGLCGKASIDAVFGHFPRIRGRTRVTPEIWLSLPKTMAAQQETFARTGGLHAAALFDLKGQLQVLREDVGRHNAVDKVIGYALHQGWLPLKESILLVSGRASFEIMQKALAAGIPAVAAVSAPSSLAVQFARRSGQLLVGFLREDRFNLYSGQKP; encoded by the coding sequence ATCCGAAAATGGTCGGCTGGAAAAGGCTTCCGGCAGGCACTGGATGACCTGGCGGAGGAGGAACCGCTGGAAATCCAGGTGGAAACGCGCTCCGTCAGTGTCACCATGCGAACCCCAGGACACGACGACGAGTTGGCGGCCGGATTTCTCCTGACCGAAGGCATCATCCGGGGGGCGAACGAAATCGCCGCCATCCGGGCCTACCCGCGAAACGCCCAAGGAAACGTCATCAACGTCTTTCTTAAGCCGGAGGTCTCGGTCGACTTCGCCACCCTCACTCGCCATGTTTTTGTCTCCTCCAGCTGCGGGCTGTGTGGCAAAGCCTCCATCGACGCAGTGTTCGGTCACTTTCCACGCATTCGAGGACGCACTCGGGTGACGCCGGAGATTTGGCTTTCCCTGCCAAAAACCATGGCCGCTCAGCAAGAAACCTTCGCACGGACAGGCGGACTCCACGCCGCCGCCCTCTTCGACCTCAAAGGTCAGCTCCAGGTGCTCCGGGAAGATGTGGGACGGCACAATGCGGTCGATAAAGTCATCGGCTATGCCCTTCACCAAGGCTGGCTCCCCCTGAAAGAGTCGATTTTACTGGTGAGCGGTCGAGCGTCCTTCGAGATCATGCAAAAGGCTCTGGCGGCAGGCATCCCCGCGGTCGCCGCCGTGTCGGCCCCTTCCAGCCTGGCGGTCCAGTTCGCGCGTCGGAGCGGTCAACTGCTGGTCGGATTTCTTCGCGAGGATCGGTTTAATCTGTACTCCGGCCAAAAACCGTAA
- a CDS encoding efflux RND transporter periplasmic adaptor subunit yields the protein MKPVVILLVLASLGFGGWYWYSQGQGKFPAQTEAQGSDERSTTAVAETRDIRFTVSAAGEITPAEQVSVRPEINGRIETLTVDIGDTIKKGDVFFTLDDRDLQIEKETRQKDIERAKVEMDQAERTYLRNKQLYEERLVSLEVFEKERTNYELKKNFLSTAEKAMEQAVDKLGKTRIVAPFDCTILTRPVSVGQAVSGSAGFNSGTEVLTVADLSQLIINAHINQADITRLRVNQEVEVAVEAIQGLKVTGVVERIAPQATIKNNIKGFSARILLKDVDPRIRPSMTANIKIPVSSADQVLAVPLAAVFTELNPDTQQMERFVYVKNDSGYERRTIQVGVSDYFFAEIQKGLSAGEVVTLEEPKEEAEKRTKGRTASTSPAPTSTPAVKAAPAVAPSTTKTNAARTVSELQRRVGAGS from the coding sequence ATGAAACCGGTGGTTATTCTATTGGTGCTGGCGAGCCTGGGTTTTGGCGGCTGGTATTGGTACTCCCAAGGCCAAGGCAAGTTCCCAGCCCAGACCGAAGCTCAAGGCTCCGATGAGCGGTCCACGACCGCAGTCGCGGAGACTCGCGACATTCGGTTCACCGTCAGCGCCGCAGGCGAGATCACACCGGCCGAACAGGTGAGCGTCCGCCCCGAAATCAACGGCCGGATCGAGACCCTCACCGTGGATATCGGCGATACCATCAAAAAGGGGGATGTTTTCTTCACCTTGGATGATCGCGATCTTCAGATCGAGAAGGAGACCCGCCAGAAGGATATCGAGCGTGCTAAAGTGGAGATGGACCAAGCGGAACGTACCTACCTGCGCAACAAGCAGCTCTACGAAGAAAGGCTGGTCTCGCTCGAGGTGTTCGAAAAGGAGCGCACCAACTACGAGCTGAAGAAGAACTTTCTCTCCACAGCCGAGAAGGCCATGGAGCAGGCCGTCGACAAGCTCGGAAAAACCCGGATCGTGGCCCCCTTCGATTGCACCATTCTCACGCGTCCCGTCTCCGTGGGACAAGCAGTCTCCGGCTCCGCTGGATTCAACAGTGGCACCGAGGTGCTCACCGTGGCCGATCTGAGCCAACTGATCATCAACGCCCACATCAACCAAGCCGACATCACGCGCCTCAGGGTGAATCAGGAAGTTGAAGTCGCCGTGGAGGCGATTCAAGGGCTGAAAGTGACAGGGGTGGTGGAGCGCATCGCTCCCCAGGCGACGATCAAGAACAACATCAAGGGATTCTCCGCGCGCATCCTGCTCAAGGACGTCGATCCCCGAATCCGGCCCAGCATGACGGCCAATATCAAGATCCCCGTCAGCTCAGCCGATCAGGTGCTCGCTGTGCCGCTCGCGGCAGTCTTCACGGAACTCAATCCGGATACGCAACAGATGGAGCGCTTCGTTTACGTGAAGAACGACTCCGGGTATGAACGCCGCACCATCCAAGTCGGGGTCTCGGACTACTTTTTTGCGGAGATCCAGAAGGGTCTGAGTGCCGGGGAAGTGGTGACCCTCGAAGAACCGAAGGAGGAAGCGGAGAAGCGAACCAAGGGCCGCACCGCCTCAACGTCCCCCGCGCCCACATCCACACCAGCCGTCAAGGCAGCGCCCGCGGTTGCGCCGTCGACCACCAAAACGAACGCAGCCCGGACCGTTTCTGAACTGCAACGCCGAGTGGGGGCGGGCTCTTAA
- a CDS encoding DUF853 family protein, translated as MSLTDPILIARGKNDCFLLPSMANRHGLIAGATGTGKTVTLQLLAEQFSRIGVPVFMADIKGDLAGITQPGGNHPKILERVRQLNLDNFAPAGCPATLWDVFAEQGHPVRSTISEMGPLLLSRLLQLNETQEGVLNLVFKIADSNGLLLLDLKDLQSMLQYVGDNAAEFTTQYGRVSAASIGTIQRSLLMLEQQGAQKFFAEPALNLDDLIQTDSQGRGIVNIVAADKLLQSPRIYATFLLWMLSELFENLPEAGDLPKPKLVFFFDEAHLLFNEIPPALLEKIEQVVRLVRSKGVGVYFVTQNPRDIPDRVLGQLGNRVQHALRAFTPQDQKAVRAAAETFRTNPALNTETVLTELGVGEALVSFLDERGQPTMVERAFICPPRSQVGPITPQQRQTILQNSVVAGVYEKVVDRESAYERLTAAHGHSPATPASPAAGTSPAAPSGGGFFGSLFGGGATSAPTAAPLPGLGGNRRPAGRQPESLVTTMTKSAVRTIGSSLGREIIRGVLGSMFGGRRK; from the coding sequence ATGAGTCTCACCGACCCGATTCTGATTGCTCGTGGAAAGAACGACTGCTTTCTGCTGCCCTCCATGGCCAATCGGCACGGCCTGATCGCCGGTGCCACCGGGACCGGAAAAACCGTGACCCTGCAGTTGTTGGCGGAACAGTTCAGCCGCATCGGAGTTCCGGTCTTCATGGCGGACATCAAAGGCGACCTGGCCGGGATCACCCAACCCGGCGGCAACCATCCCAAAATCCTGGAGCGGGTTCGCCAGCTCAATCTCGACAACTTCGCGCCGGCCGGGTGTCCAGCCACGCTCTGGGACGTGTTCGCCGAACAGGGGCATCCCGTTCGCTCCACGATCTCGGAAATGGGACCTCTCTTGCTGTCGCGGCTCCTGCAGCTCAACGAAACTCAGGAAGGTGTACTGAACCTGGTGTTCAAAATCGCTGATTCGAACGGGCTATTGCTCCTGGACCTCAAGGATCTGCAATCGATGCTCCAATACGTCGGGGACAATGCCGCCGAGTTCACCACCCAATACGGACGGGTATCCGCAGCGAGCATCGGAACGATCCAGCGAAGCCTCCTGATGCTGGAGCAGCAGGGAGCTCAAAAATTCTTCGCCGAACCCGCGCTCAACCTCGACGATCTTATCCAGACCGATTCCCAAGGACGTGGCATCGTCAACATCGTCGCCGCCGACAAACTGCTCCAATCCCCCAGAATCTACGCGACCTTCTTGCTCTGGATGCTCTCCGAACTCTTCGAGAACCTCCCCGAAGCGGGCGACCTGCCCAAACCGAAATTGGTCTTCTTCTTCGATGAAGCGCATCTGCTGTTCAATGAGATCCCCCCGGCGCTGCTCGAGAAGATTGAACAAGTGGTCCGGCTGGTGCGCTCCAAGGGCGTGGGCGTCTACTTCGTGACCCAAAATCCCCGCGATATTCCTGACCGCGTTCTCGGTCAGCTCGGAAATCGAGTCCAACACGCGTTGCGCGCTTTCACCCCTCAAGACCAAAAAGCCGTGCGAGCAGCCGCCGAAACCTTTCGGACCAACCCGGCATTGAACACTGAAACGGTGCTGACCGAACTGGGTGTCGGCGAAGCCCTGGTGTCCTTCCTCGACGAACGAGGACAGCCTACCATGGTCGAGCGGGCGTTCATCTGCCCTCCCCGCAGCCAAGTCGGGCCGATCACTCCCCAGCAACGCCAAACCATCCTCCAGAACTCAGTCGTTGCCGGAGTTTACGAGAAGGTGGTTGATCGCGAGTCCGCTTACGAGCGGCTCACGGCCGCCCATGGCCACAGCCCAGCAACACCGGCGTCGCCCGCAGCCGGCACCTCTCCGGCCGCGCCGTCCGGAGGAGGCTTCTTTGGCAGTTTGTTCGGCGGGGGGGCCACCTCCGCCCCGACAGCGGCCCCGCTGCCCGGCCTCGGTGGCAATCGGCGACCCGCGGGCCGGCAGCCGGAAAGCCTCGTCACCACCATGACCAAAAGCGCCGTGCGAACCATCGGCAGTTCCCTCGGCCGGGAGATCATCCGCGGGGTCCTGGGCAGCATGTTCGGAGGCCGCAGAAAGTGA
- a CDS encoding O-antigen ligase family protein, translating to MERSRIDVLLEGVIGLLVLAVLMIGPLATGLVRPQDFVWALGLTALAVGLWVLRIWISPEHRVLFPPICYAVLAFVGYAIWCYTRAPIEYIARQELLRILVYAGIFFVFLNNLHRQEVTQRVAVAFLVLAMLISFYAVYQFLTRSEQVWTFTRPHGYEGRASGTYINPNHLAGFLEMILPIGVAFVMAGRFNVLSKVLIGYASVVILVGLGLTISRAGWGAAGVGLLFLLGLYLVAYSENWLPALLAAGCLGALAVALFFVARKADAGQNRLTELRSAYDVRYRIWPAAVSIWHENLWFGGGPDHFDDRYRKYRAASDQLVGRPGKAHNDYLNALADWGIVGVSLIGLTFISLIWGVARSWKYLQRSTNELGAARQSTRAAIALGTCSGLVAILAHSVYDFNMHIPANAITAITLMAILSGFLRYSTERYWLSGVAWMRVLVSLPFVAGLAYLVPHGLRLYHESDHLAAAAAIKVMSPERLEHLKGAFAIEDRNAKTAYAIGDHFWKESSDGSDGYEQKAKEAMSWFEKAQQLNPLDPGPLIRIGMCLDWLERKSEALPFFEKALALDPNGFNTVGHMGWHYFQVENYVEAKKWFEKSMSLYWTENPLSVTYLKLIEKKLAEKAAKP from the coding sequence ATGGAACGATCCCGGATCGACGTTCTTTTGGAAGGGGTGATTGGGCTGCTGGTCTTGGCGGTTCTCATGATCGGTCCATTGGCGACGGGGTTGGTTCGTCCGCAGGATTTCGTTTGGGCACTGGGTCTCACCGCCCTGGCGGTGGGGCTCTGGGTTTTGCGGATCTGGATATCGCCGGAGCACCGCGTGCTTTTCCCACCCATCTGCTATGCTGTGCTCGCGTTCGTTGGCTATGCCATCTGGTGTTATACGCGGGCTCCCATCGAGTACATTGCCCGCCAGGAATTGCTCCGGATCTTGGTCTACGCCGGAATCTTCTTCGTTTTTCTCAACAATCTCCATCGTCAGGAGGTCACGCAAAGAGTGGCGGTCGCGTTCCTGGTCCTGGCGATGTTGATTTCGTTCTACGCGGTGTATCAGTTTTTGACCCGATCCGAGCAGGTGTGGACGTTTACCCGCCCGCATGGTTATGAAGGTCGCGCTTCAGGAACCTATATCAACCCGAATCACCTGGCCGGCTTCTTGGAAATGATATTGCCCATCGGCGTGGCGTTTGTGATGGCGGGGCGGTTCAACGTTTTATCCAAGGTGCTCATAGGCTATGCCTCGGTGGTCATCCTGGTGGGACTGGGTTTGACTATTTCGCGGGCCGGCTGGGGCGCGGCTGGCGTGGGGCTTCTGTTTCTCTTGGGCCTTTATTTGGTCGCCTACAGTGAGAACTGGCTGCCGGCGCTGCTGGCTGCCGGTTGCCTGGGAGCCTTGGCTGTCGCCCTGTTCTTCGTGGCCCGCAAAGCTGACGCCGGTCAGAACCGTCTCACGGAGTTGCGTAGCGCTTACGACGTGCGGTATCGGATTTGGCCGGCGGCGGTTTCCATCTGGCACGAGAACCTATGGTTTGGCGGGGGGCCGGATCACTTCGATGATCGCTACCGTAAGTACCGGGCCGCATCGGATCAGTTGGTGGGGCGTCCAGGCAAGGCACACAATGACTATCTGAACGCCCTCGCGGATTGGGGCATCGTGGGAGTGAGCCTGATCGGCTTGACCTTTATCTCCCTCATTTGGGGGGTGGCTCGGAGCTGGAAGTACCTCCAGCGAAGCACGAACGAGTTGGGAGCCGCGCGGCAGAGTACCCGGGCCGCGATTGCCTTGGGGACCTGTTCCGGTTTGGTGGCGATCCTGGCGCATTCGGTCTACGACTTCAACATGCACATCCCCGCCAATGCCATTACGGCCATCACCCTGATGGCGATCTTGAGTGGCTTTTTGCGCTACTCGACGGAGCGTTACTGGCTGAGTGGAGTGGCTTGGATGAGGGTGTTGGTCAGCCTGCCATTCGTTGCCGGGTTGGCCTATCTGGTGCCCCACGGATTGAGGCTGTATCACGAGTCGGATCACTTGGCTGCCGCGGCGGCCATCAAAGTGATGAGTCCGGAGCGCTTGGAGCATCTAAAGGGGGCCTTCGCGATTGAAGATCGCAATGCGAAGACCGCTTACGCGATCGGTGACCATTTTTGGAAAGAAAGCTCGGATGGCAGCGACGGCTATGAGCAAAAAGCCAAGGAGGCCATGAGCTGGTTTGAAAAGGCTCAGCAGCTCAATCCCTTGGATCCGGGGCCCTTGATCCGCATCGGAATGTGTCTCGACTGGCTGGAGCGCAAGTCGGAGGCGCTGCCCTTTTTCGAGAAGGCACTGGCCTTGGACCCCAACGGCTTTAACACCGTTGGCCACATGGGATGGCACTATTTTCAGGTGGAGAATTACGTCGAAGCCAAAAAATGGTTCGAAAAATCGATGAGCCTCTATTGGACGGAGAACCCTCTGTCCGTTACCTACCTGAAGCTGATCGAGAAAAAGCTCGCCGAAAAAGCCGCCAAGCCCTAG